The DNA region TAACTACTAAACTGTTTTATGAATGTTTGATTATCAATAATTTAAATATTACTATTTTGTTTTATATAATAACTATTTTAAATTTTATGTTTGGATATTGAATTACCTGTAATTATATTATAGATATATAACGGCTTTAAAATGGTTATTTTTGGGTATAAACACTTATTTTATCTAATTTGCAGATTATTCAATTTAATTTTCATATTTTTTTATATTCATATTATTTAAAGAATTAATACTAAATTAATATGTAAAACAAAATAGCGTTAAAATGAAAACTCAAAAAGTAAGGGCAGGCGGGGCTTTAGTATGCAACCATAAAGATGGAGTTATTGGGGCAGTCCTGAAATATGAAAATAAAAACTGTATTTTAACTGCATTTCATGTTTTGAGGGCTGGAAACTGTAGTTTGGGTGATATTTTAAAGGTAAATGGGTTTAAAGCTGAGGTAATTGAGATACTATTTAACTACGACATTGCAGTGGCAGAAATTTATGCACATGAATCGGCATTAGAATTTTCAAATATTGAAAAACCAGAAATAGGACATGCATATGCACTTAA from Methanobacterium bryantii includes:
- a CDS encoding S1 family peptidase; amino-acid sequence: MKTQKVRAGGALVCNHKDGVIGAVLKYENKNCILTAFHVLRAGNCSLGDILKVNGFKAEVIEILFNYDIAVAEIYAHESALEFSNIEKPEIGHAYALKGEFKNPCNIMTLGRTYHYLSFSFQTLPLPGDSGSPIIQNGNVVGILASVFCNNAAGIAVSLERFRKQ